ttctttcatcaaaatcatcctctcatcatcctctacaacctacacctaaTCGATTTAAGTTTTCACTcatccccacaaaatccccaaattcacccaaaaaaactcaaaaagctcaaaaattcagatttttcatcaatggcaaatagaccacaaagaaaatgcacgagggtaccaagaaatcaacatgaggcttccacaagccgagctcgggaaccgacaccaccacctccaccaccgcaattcgagcccgacacggattttccggatgtcatctttattacggaggagcaacgagcacgattcatgcacctcaaattgagggaggtaatccctactcgctttatatgtcaaaaatcattgcatgaaatgggaattgagcgtgatgtaaaacgtgtttttgttggtgttggtatgagtaGCATGTATGgtatgctccgtctcacatttaggcggttgactctagaatttttgagtagttttaatattcgtagggatggttatcgaaccgtgtcatcggttcaatttcgtgtCATGAACCGAACCTACACCATGAGCTTATCTGATTTTGGTAGAATTTTTGGATTGTCTACCACATATAGTAGGAAACCCAAGGAGACTCACAATAACTGtaccatgtggggaaagcttacgggcaatgataatcccgggagtatgcaacatttgcatgcttccaagattcaacacccggtacccattgtcttttacaggttcctaggatttactatctttggtagggatgagacccagaacattagaagtacggagctagagatcctaggtggctacgtttccgaaggagaggagagctacaaaatgaaccttgcacatcacatggcctctcaattttactccatagccacctccacacatactaccaagattaccattggtgggttgatcacccacatagccatggccacggccaattttactgaggctaaccagatcccagttctgggtagcaacttgcttgatttgGCTTATTTTGCTGGACTCCGTAGGCTGCAGGGGGAGCACGGGTTatttaggccgggagccatgtactggattttcgagggaaacaggcttttcaccttgcctgaccctcagggccgcactagtttcagacccggtcaggctcattatctatttgttggatttgagcgagaacctcagcctgacccccagcctcagcctgaccctcagccagagccccatcagtaccagccagagcctcgcacctacttcaggagggggcgtcgagacacGGGGAGGCCCCAGAGTGGCCCGGTAGTTCATGAGGATCAGGGGTCCATTGATGAGaggttgagcagacttgagctcgggttccgggagttcgcagctgatcaccagaggaccatgttcccattttatgatcagtatgccaggcagggctatattgccccagattacgagcaccctacctggtttacctatcccgcggagggatatggagctccgggttctatgggcaccttcacacccacccagtacggagggtggggagcgggtcctagtGGACATGCTggccgagatgatggtgatgatgctggtaatgatggccaaggccatcagtgatgccgagatgatgttgatgatgaggttcgatacccttgagccaatgaggacattgtctgatttggtttggggggggtttcacactacttgtacattgtaggtatgtcTTTCTTTTAGTAttgcatttctttattttggtgtgtttattttggtgtgtttaatgcattctagattagtttattgctttgaaaaaaaaaaaaaaaaaaaaaaaaaaaaaaaaaaaaaaaaaaaaaaaaaaaaaaaatatacaaaaatacgttccgatgaatacaaaaccatgcttccctgtgccccttgattgtaaactgttttgattcttggtttttgatgacgagcattgttgatttgttaaccatgatttgagatccgattactttgatgccttgacttgagtcaactctgaccaactacttgtggacttggtgcttgactagttgacttggttaggatgtgtgatagcttcctggtgtgccattgattttgagtattggtttgcaactattagtaatgttttatgactcatatacatgcacgttgtggaggacgaaggcatttttctatttaggtagccttcagatgaaattagatacgtttgttccctcttgttctacccatgttgtgcctgtgccatttattcggtgactaaccacattacaagcccataaattccccattggttactagtcccaagcctagcttgggggagctaatagtagtgaggtgagggagttgcagtgtggtacattttgagcatatcgagtattgaaaagggaaattcttcttatcatgattgttgttgaaaaaaaaatgaatgagatgaggagaataaaagaaaaaaaaaaaaaaaaaaaaaaaagaaaaaaaaaaaagaaaaaaaaaaagaagaagaaaaagaaggaaaggtcgttattctcaagaaatttcaaagcattgtttcactcaagtattgtaatttcttatccttatgagtgattgattttaattgtgaaagaaaggcTAGAAaatatagtgtggtttgtttgttgtttcatcatgtgttgagtgggaagttgtggttgtggtcatcatttgtggttgaccatggttttgctaggatttatgctccccaaagccaaggctttaagctcacatttttcccaaatttaccgcacccttacctaagcctaacattacaagcttgaaagaccttccgacctttgtgcatagagttgtattaatgtgaaagtagttgtttatcaatgcaagttatgacatgacacatttcgagtcgactattaggttgagtgtatgtttttctagacacacgagtgttgtgagtttgggagggcattgttcactcatatgttgggaggagagcgaacgggtacatcttttatccgccacataaatgagtgacgagtatgtgagcactagtcttgaattccaatgtgcatttttggttcgctttgcgtgacgattgttaaggcggattagcggttggatggatttgattggttgacattgatgcatgcttgttggattttgccttgaatcgtatccattgttttaagatgtgtttggggtgaagttgatttatgtattcatcgatgatttctttgcttaggggcaagcaaagatctagcttgggggagtttgatatatgcgttttatatagaatttttgcccccgtcccttagtacttttatgtatcaaacgtgctcttaggagccgtttctagtactaatgtgtgttattgagtgtgccttgagtttcaggtttgattatgagaaattggtcgttttagacccgtttcattgttgatcaaggccactatatgagtccgagaagttcgggacctccatcgtcgactttcgggagcctgagatgcttatggttgagccccgggagttagacttggtgacacgggcgagatacattgaagattgcaaatcgccctggaagctgagggcgaaatgcaaccatcgggcggaagtataagcaagccaagttcatcaacgcgcgcccgatcgggcgcagctcgcccgatccggatcgggcggtcaatctggaggtcttgtggagatttcgcaacccgcccgatcgggcggattttggcccgatcgggccgactatcgagtgattagcccgatcgggcgaagcgtcgcccgatcgggcgacgccaacctccagcagtttttcgcgtttttaattccgtttttaagccttattttggcaaaaactatataagcaaacttgttttatttttgacgAACATCTTATTTTTCCAGCACAAAACcgttagtttatttttctaagttttatttttctctctacatcaattcaaacacttagtttattttcaatcaaagaaaaatcgaagctttcatttgccattgtccttcaattaggtattattccttatttcaattctttgtttaagctttaattatgttttcaatcatgccaattgctttgcttattgttaatatgtgtgagtagttgattttctagggttttgggaatccatgaacgaatgtgaaaggatgattaattgttgttgattgttggtttagctgttaattcctattgattgcccttatttactttacaattagatttgcgcaggtttgattgtattagtttcgcaatatcaaattaagattcgagagatgcaatttggtgtttaggcttgtttcaataggtagaattgggattaatacgtagcgagagcccgttaattctaagtctatgattagtatcgattcgagagagcatgctggtCTAATTAACTGTTATATTGATTTGTTATCGATTGTTGTCGTCCTGGAATGTTGTTCatcggtgaacctatgccctagaccttttaatatctgatttcTTCCTATTTTATTATCGTCCTAGTTATATTATACAAATCAATCCATattcttgttaccagtagtctagattaataatttaatagcagaaagaacattgtttccctgtggatacgatcctgacttcccttgctaccttgttagtggaattaggtttatttttgactaggtgatacgactttagcctgtcagaaGGCAAGAATACCTTCAATAGCTGATTTAACTTGGAACATTTTgaaaaaaagtaaattaaattcCAATATATTTTCTTCTGAAATTACTTTAATgctccctctgtccctttttCATTACCCCGTAGAGAAAACTTCGCTTTATTAACACTTGGGTCTAACTTGTGCACATGGGTTGGTAAGTGCGCccatgagagagaaagagagagagagagagagagggggggaGGACTTAAAGAGAGAGATAGAGTAAGGGGGGGAACTTATCATTTAAGATATGGGGCAAAATCAAGAGGACACCCCAAAGAGGAATACGGGGAAATAAAAAAGGGACAAGGACTATCAATAAGTTTACAGAGTTCAATATTTTGGCCATTCTAGGGCCATTGATTTCTCATTTAAAAGAGAGGGGGAAACGTAAATATGGTGTTTCTTCTCCTTGTCCTTTAACTTCCCCAATTTTTTTCCATCACAATAACACAAATATTATTGACATCCTTCAACTATGGAAAGTAATATCAGACAACTGTGCTTATCTAATAAGATATCAATTATTACGCTAACAATTCAACTATGTCATTCTCTTTGCCAAGACTTGGATAACCAAAGGTGGTTACAAAGCTTACAATGTAAAGCTAGCTTATTGAACAAACCATAACCCTGTACAAAACTGTGATTGTGGTTGCAGGGCCTAATGATGGACAAAAGGTTGACAAAGAGGCAATATAAGTGCACATAGCATCTTTCGGGTTCTAATAAATAGTCAAATAGACAAAGGTCTCAAAACTAACGTACAACATGAGCAAATAAAACTCCAGTGTTTTCATTTCTATAAAAAAACATCTATGTAACAATACTAACAAAACAAACAGAAATAAACAAGTTAGGTAAACTGTCCTACTAATTCTCTAAAATCATCCATGGTGAAAGAAACAAGCCATAATATAAACTTGTACCTCTAATGTTGGAATGTAGAACTATAATGAGGATCAAGATCCTACATTTGATCAGCGCCGTGGCTCATGATTAATTATAGGAAGGAATCATGGTGTTGTAAGAGCCTACATAAAACAATAGAAAAATGATAATGaattaaaattcattcatagaaTTAGATCTGATTGTTAGATTAACGACCGTAAAATCACATTGAGATCCTAACAACATACATTAGAAATAGAAATCCTACAAACACGATCCTACACAACTTCAGGATTGACTGCATTTGTTTGGATCTAATGACGCAAGATCCTAAAATACAAATCAATATCTGGACGACCACATATGGAAGTATTAAGGCCAGATTTGGTGACAAACAATTATGATTTCGTTCTGACTAAAACAAACATAAATGAGATTGCCAATAACTAATGAATGCTAGAAGATACACTTGTGCATACCTATCAGTTCTCCTCATTAACCTTCCCCTTTTGCTGTTCTTATTCCGTCGTTTCGTGCCCACAAGAACATCTTCGGCATCCTTGAACATAAGAAGGTTCTCCGGACATACATATGCATATAAAACTTTGTGGAAACGAGAGAGTTGAACTTTCGTAATCTCCAAAGTTTCCAAGTCCAAAGAAGCAACATCATATAAGTTAAGGAGCACAAACAATTGCTTCTTGCTCGTGGAGAAAGAAAGAGGCCTAAACTCCTGATACATCTGTTGTTTCTGAAACCTAAACAGCTTAGTCCAAGATGCAGGCCTACTATACTCTTTCATAATCCATACATCACATTCCTCGAGATAGTTTATCATAAGACACAAGCTATCATCAAGAGCTCCTATGTGAGCATGCAAATACATCTCTGTACGGAAACTAGGCATTGGTATGGTGCTAAAACTTTCATTATAGAGATCGAAGCTAACTATAGGGAGGGGAACTCTGTTATCATTTGCTTCATCTCTAACGGACCAATGCAGAATTCCATTAAAGTGGACACAATAACCAAAATGGCGATCAAAGTGATGTGGAACCTCCTGAACCCCCTGTCTCCATGAATTCGCTCTCAAGCTATAAACCATTACTTGGCTTTTGAAAGTACCCATTTCATCATCAGATTTAAGCTGAAACATCCTCGCACACTTGTAGTCCTCGGACACATGATCATAACCAAATCCGAGGTACCGACTTCTCTTGCGACGAAAGATGGTTTTTAGTGGCAAAAGTGGgagtgttttgtgttttttcgTAGTGGGGTTGTACAAGAAAACTGTGAAGGGATAAGAGTACTTGAAGAAGCAAAGCAAGCCGCGGCACGATCCTGCCACATAAACATCACTACCCATATTCTTGGAAGGGTAATCAAGTTCAATGGTATTATCAAACGAGTCAAAATCACTCATATAAAGGACAGGGCTCTTGTAAACTAAATGCAGATTATTGGATTGTTGAAAATGGAGCTTGATGAAATCAGAGCCCTCAATTATATGATACCATAATTTGCACACACTCTTGAAGCGTAGCAAAGATTTTGCCGGCAATCTAAGCAGAATATCAGTAATCACATCTACAGGAATGGATGACATGTTAACCTAGGTTGCAAATTGAATTGGGAATTTttcgttcttttttttattgctaattTTGAAGATACATAGAAACAAATCAGGTCTAAATTAGAGAAAATTGGAGCAAGAAAATGACATTAAAGGTTCAAAATTGCCCATAAATCATACGACTATTCTGCCCATTGCGTAAAATTGACGAACAACCAGCCAAGAAAAAGATTGAAATTAAAGGGGACAAGATTACCCGAATGTAATGGATTACGAAGATTAGATTGTGGGTAGCTAAGTCGTTCCCACCATTGATCAATTGAAGCAAAACTGCGGAAGATACATCTTTGTTTTGAGCACAGAAGAGTCGAGAAGGTGAGCACCTTTATTTTGCCGATTTTTTTAGTCCTGCGGAGGAGTATCGGTTAAAGCCacgttctttttggcttaatttcagcttcagaacttattttgcaatttaattcagttcagttcggCTCAGGTCAGGTCAGGTCAGGTcagtttagtttttttttttttagataatcaaattaattcattgattaaaaggtcatacgacatctatatAAAGATTTGAATCTTACAAATACAATAataatcgaatcaaataaaaacttcctttcaccatagctacgatcGTACATTCTGTATACCCTCTTTCATATCTTTATGATTTACAACCTTTTTCGATGAGGGGGTCTATAGACAGGGGCGGACCTATATAGACCCCGAGGGATTCAAAGGAACCccattatttttggaaaaaactgTAAAATTAATATTGGGTAATTAATTGCACATGAAATGTTTAAGTTATGTCTAATTAACTTACATTAATGacaagaaaatatatttgtAGCATAATGGTTGCTTGAATACTATGCTACACATGGAAGGCTAAATATGATTTTTTATCCCCCCTTTTACTTTTTCTCCTTATCCTTTTACAAGTCATTTTTCCGTCAtccttttttaatttatttttttcctgTAATGGTTCATGATTTagcttttacaaaaaaaaaggattgttattttttcttcaaaaaggtTTTGCAATTTCCATAACATATACTTCTAGTAATGTATTTTTATACTCCACatttatagacttatagttgcATATTTCTTAGACTTAGAGGCTTAATTAATTCCTTTGTAAATAATAGCATAATGCCCCATAAgcgttgttccggtgttgaagtggatgaaacaatgggcttcgaatgaaggccctttagtgtgtgttgaagatcttgctagctcgaatgtGTCGTGTCCAAGTTAACCTGCACAATGGATAaattactagcctcgggggtgtttccgaggaaagcccctccgatgcctaaaaTAATTACTAGCCTTTATGGTACTccgagttattttagaaaaataatacTTAAAAGGTACGGAGTATTGCACATATCTGCCTCAGAATAATCGAGTTAACTTTAATTTGCAAAACTTTTGGTTTACTCGCTACTTGGAATGAAGTCAATTTACGCAGTCTAGCTTCATAGTTAACTTTTTCAACTTAGTAGTTTAAAAGTTTGATATTGTGAAACTTTACCTTGAGACGAGTAAAATAAAATCTCGTGTGAATATTTGtttaagtatatatatatatatatatatatatatatatatatatatatatatatatatatatatatatatatatatatatatatatatatatatatatatatatatatatatatatatatatatatatatatatatatatatatatatatatatatatatatatatatatatatatatatatatatatatatatatatatatatatatatatatatatcgaaAAGAATCTAGAAGAATTTCGTCAATTGTGAAAATGTCAAGATTTCAAATAATACTAACATTTGAGAATGTAGGGGAGTATTTAAATGATCGATATGTTTAAACTAATACAAAAAGTGTTCATGAATTTGACATGCAGTCTGGTTGTTGCGAGCCCCCGAAAGATTGTAACTTCAATCGCACAAGCTCAGAAGTTTGGGTAAAGCCAGAGAATGGAACAACGATGACCTACTCCAACATCGAGTGCAATAAATGGGATAATGAACCAAACACTCTATGCTTCGATTGCGAATCATGCAAGGCTGGTTTTCTTGAAGACGTAACGAGTAACTGGTTTTGGTTAGGTATTTGGTGGAATTTGTTAGAGTTCATATTTATGGTGTATCTTATTCATCTTAACGTACTTGCTTGTAAGCAAATTCCGACTTCATCTCATCCTTATACGCCGATTTTAGATTAGTT
This sequence is a window from Spinacia oleracea cultivar Varoflay chromosome 1, BTI_SOV_V1, whole genome shotgun sequence. Protein-coding genes within it:
- the LOC110782896 gene encoding F-box protein CPR1 isoform X2; this encodes MGSDVYVAGSCRGLLCFFKYSYPFTVFLYNPTTKKHKTLPLLPLKTIFRRKRSRYLGFGYDHVSEDYKCARMFQLKSDDEMGTFKSQVMVYSLRANSWRQGVQEVPHHFDRHFGYCVHFNGILHWSVRDEANDNRVPLPIVSFDLYNESFSTIPMPSFRTEMYLHAHIGALDDSLCLMINYLEECDVWIMKEYSRPASWTKLFRFQKQQMYQEFRPLSFSTSKKQLFVLLNLYDVASLDLETLEITKVQLSRFHKVLYAYVCPENLLMFKDAEDVLVGTKRRNKNSKRGRLMRRTDRLLQHHDSFL
- the LOC110782896 gene encoding F-box protein CPR1 isoform X1: MSSIPVDVITDILLRLPAKSLLRFKSVCKLWYHIIEGSDFIKLHFQQSNNLHLVYKSPVLYMSDFDSFDNTIELDYPSKNMGSDVYVAGSCRGLLCFFKYSYPFTVFLYNPTTKKHKTLPLLPLKTIFRRKRSRYLGFGYDHVSEDYKCARMFQLKSDDEMGTFKSQVMVYSLRANSWRQGVQEVPHHFDRHFGYCVHFNGILHWSVRDEANDNRVPLPIVSFDLYNESFSTIPMPSFRTEMYLHAHIGALDDSLCLMINYLEECDVWIMKEYSRPASWTKLFRFQKQQMYQEFRPLSFSTSKKQLFVLLNLYDVASLDLETLEITKVQLSRFHKVLYAYVCPENLLMFKDAEDVLVGTKRRNKNSKRGRLMRRTDRLLQHHDSFL